The following coding sequences lie in one Rutidosis leptorrhynchoides isolate AG116_Rl617_1_P2 chromosome 6, CSIRO_AGI_Rlap_v1, whole genome shotgun sequence genomic window:
- the LOC139855764 gene encoding dolichyl-diphosphooligosaccharide--protein glycosyltransferase subunit 4A-like, whose translation MFNDQDLGFFANSLGIIIFFLVIAFHFVMADPKYEGN comes from the coding sequence ATGTTTAACGACCAGGACCTTGGATTCTTTGCTAACTCCCTCGGTATCATCATATTCTTTCTGGTCATTGCATTTCATTTTGTGATGGCTGATCCAAAGTATGAAGGCAACTGA